Part of the Carnobacterium pleistocenium FTR1 genome is shown below.
TATGGTAACCGATCCAAGTTTCTGGGTTCAACAATTAGTTGATATAAAGTGTGAATGGATTTGCATGCATGCAGAAGTACTTGATGGTTTGGCATTTCGATTGATTGATCAAATACAAAACGCTGGTTTAAAAGCTGGTGTAGTATTAAATCCTGAAACTCCTATTGAGACAATATTACCTTATATAGAATTAGTTGATAAAATCACTATTATGACGGTTGATCCTGGTTTTGCAGGACAACGTTTTATTGATAGTACACTAGACAAAATTGTTGCTTTGAGAAAATTACGAGAAGAAAATGGTTACCAATATGTCATTGAAATGGATGGCTCATCCAATCGGAAATCATATAAACAAATTGATGCAGCTGATCCTGATATTTATATTGTAGGTCGTAGTGGTTTATTTGGATTAGATGAAGATATTG
Proteins encoded:
- the alsE gene encoding D-allulose 6-phosphate 3-epimerase, giving the protein MKKVEFSPSLMTMDLDKFKEQITFLNNHVGSYHIDIMDGHYVPNITLSPWFIEEVRKISDLPMSVHLMVTDPSFWVQQLVDIKCEWICMHAEVLDGLAFRLIDQIQNAGLKAGVVLNPETPIETILPYIELVDKITIMTVDPGFAGQRFIDSTLDKIVALRKLREENGYQYVIEMDGSSNRKSYKQIDAADPDIYIVGRSGLFGLDEDIEKSWEIMNRDYKEKTGKVIS